Proteins from one Tsuneonella aeria genomic window:
- a CDS encoding FAS1-like dehydratase domain-containing protein, protein MNDFSSWTGREEQRGDRLDPALAARWLATFDLAAQVTGAMPQGIHFCLCTPDAPTAALGADGHPARDETRCSFLPPVPLPRRMWAASDIAFLSPIVVGAAVERTSRITSIAPKSGKSGEMVFVEVAHETRADGVAAVREVQTLVYRQAADPDAPLQPPPMGGGRFSGGEWDAVREIVPGETLLFRFSALTFNTHRIHYDAPYARDEERYRGLVVHGPLMASLLLQMAGDVLGEQALRRFAFRAMSPAIAGEPLHLALRRADETVELGAFAGDGRQIVAATGAV, encoded by the coding sequence ATGAACGACTTTTCCTCATGGACCGGGCGGGAGGAGCAGCGCGGCGACCGGCTGGATCCGGCGCTCGCGGCGCGCTGGCTGGCGACCTTCGACCTCGCGGCGCAGGTCACCGGCGCGATGCCGCAGGGCATTCACTTCTGTCTCTGCACCCCCGATGCGCCGACCGCCGCGCTGGGCGCCGACGGACACCCAGCGCGCGATGAAACGCGCTGCAGTTTCCTGCCTCCGGTGCCCCTGCCCCGCCGGATGTGGGCCGCCAGCGACATCGCGTTCCTGTCCCCGATCGTGGTCGGCGCGGCGGTGGAGCGCACGTCCCGCATCACTTCGATCGCGCCCAAGTCCGGCAAGAGCGGCGAGATGGTCTTCGTGGAGGTGGCGCACGAAACGCGCGCGGACGGCGTCGCTGCCGTGCGCGAGGTCCAGACGCTGGTGTACCGGCAGGCGGCGGACCCCGACGCGCCGCTCCAGCCGCCGCCCATGGGTGGCGGCCGGTTCAGCGGTGGCGAATGGGATGCGGTGCGCGAGATCGTGCCGGGCGAGACTCTGCTGTTCCGCTTCTCCGCGCTCACCTTCAACACGCATCGCATTCATTACGATGCCCCCTATGCGCGCGATGAAGAGCGTTACCGCGGCCTCGTCGTTCACGGCCCGCTGATGGCCAGCCTCCTGCTACAGATGGCTGGCGACGTGCTGGGCGAACAGGCCCTGCGCCGGTTCGCCTTCCGCGCCATGAGCCCGGCCATCGCGGGCGAGCCGCTCCATCTCGCGTTGCGCCGGGCCGATGAAACGGTCGAGCTTGGCGCATTCGCCGGCGACGGGCGCCAGATCGTCGCGGCCACCGGCGCCGTCTGA
- the recQ gene encoding DNA helicase RecQ yields MATIAAGPGIDEARERLRALFGFDDFRGVQPQVVARVLAGRSTLAVMPTGAGKSLTYQLPAAMMEGTCVVVSPLIALMHDQLRAARANGIAAATLTSADADWRETIEAFRAGALDLLYVAPERASQPAFREMLASAPIALFAIDEAHCVSEWGHDFRPDYRQLRPLMDAFPHVPRLALTATADAHTRADILAQLGIPGDGLIVAGFDRPNIRYAIRHRDNLVRQIAELMRAEPGPGIVYAPTRAKVEKLAQQLGAASGRPVLPYHAGLEPGVRAANQAAFVESEDMVMVATIAFGMGIDKPDVRFVAHAGIPKSIEAYYQETGRAGRDGDPAQAVMLWGAGDFAQARQRLSEVPDDRRGSERARLDALAGLIETAGCRRAVLLRHFGEDPPDRCGNCDNCLDAPGVSDVTELARKLLSAAYRTGQSFGLGHLQKVLTGVPDDRVVQRGHDRLSVFGIVDSGDARLIQPVARALQARGVLVATEHGGLQLGGPAKAILKGEQPVEIVIPPASGRRGGRRAADTPNPVGDPLFESLRDLRRTIARETGVPPYVIFHDATLREMAAARPGTLAELGALPGVGAKKLDTYGRRFLELLTA; encoded by the coding sequence ATGGCGACGATCGCGGCAGGGCCTGGCATCGATGAGGCGCGCGAGCGGTTGCGCGCGCTGTTCGGCTTCGATGATTTTCGCGGCGTACAGCCGCAGGTCGTTGCGCGCGTGCTGGCGGGCCGATCGACGCTGGCCGTCATGCCCACGGGGGCCGGCAAGTCGCTGACATATCAACTCCCCGCCGCGATGATGGAAGGCACCTGCGTTGTCGTCAGCCCGCTGATTGCGCTGATGCACGATCAGCTTCGTGCCGCGCGGGCCAACGGCATCGCCGCCGCCACGCTGACCAGCGCCGATGCCGACTGGCGCGAGACGATCGAAGCCTTCCGCGCCGGCGCGCTCGACCTGCTCTACGTGGCCCCGGAACGGGCGAGCCAGCCGGCATTCCGCGAGATGCTGGCGTCCGCCCCCATCGCCCTGTTCGCCATCGACGAAGCGCACTGCGTGTCGGAATGGGGGCACGATTTCCGCCCCGACTACCGTCAGCTCCGCCCGCTGATGGACGCGTTCCCGCATGTCCCCCGCCTGGCCCTGACGGCGACGGCCGACGCGCACACCCGGGCCGACATTCTCGCCCAGCTCGGCATTCCGGGCGACGGTTTGATCGTCGCTGGGTTCGATCGGCCGAACATCCGCTATGCGATCCGTCACCGCGACAACCTGGTGCGGCAGATCGCGGAGCTGATGCGGGCGGAGCCGGGGCCTGGCATCGTCTATGCTCCGACCCGCGCCAAGGTGGAGAAGCTGGCGCAGCAGCTTGGCGCGGCAAGCGGCCGGCCGGTCCTGCCCTACCATGCGGGGCTGGAGCCAGGCGTGCGGGCGGCAAACCAGGCCGCCTTCGTCGAGTCCGAGGACATGGTGATGGTGGCCACGATCGCGTTCGGCATGGGCATCGACAAACCCGATGTCCGCTTCGTCGCCCATGCAGGCATCCCCAAATCGATCGAGGCCTATTACCAGGAAACCGGGCGCGCCGGGCGCGACGGCGATCCCGCGCAGGCGGTGATGCTGTGGGGCGCGGGCGACTTCGCGCAGGCCCGTCAGCGCCTGTCCGAAGTGCCCGACGATCGGCGCGGGTCCGAACGCGCGCGCCTGGATGCGCTTGCGGGGCTGATCGAGACGGCCGGCTGTCGGCGCGCGGTGCTGCTGCGCCATTTCGGCGAAGACCCGCCCGATCGGTGCGGGAATTGCGACAATTGCCTCGACGCGCCCGGCGTCAGCGATGTTACGGAACTGGCGCGCAAGCTGCTCAGCGCCGCCTATCGCACCGGGCAGAGCTTCGGCCTGGGCCACTTGCAGAAAGTGCTGACCGGCGTTCCGGACGACCGGGTGGTCCAGCGGGGTCACGACCGCCTGAGCGTGTTCGGCATCGTCGACAGCGGCGATGCGCGCCTGATCCAGCCCGTCGCCCGCGCGCTGCAGGCCCGGGGCGTGCTGGTGGCGACCGAACATGGCGGCCTGCAACTCGGCGGGCCGGCAAAGGCGATCCTGAAGGGCGAGCAGCCGGTGGAGATCGTCATCCCGCCGGCGAGCGGCCGGCGCGGCGGGCGGCGCGCCGCAGATACCCCGAATCCGGTCGGCGATCCGCTGTTCGAATCGCTCCGCGACTTGCGCCGGACCATCGCGCGAGAGACTGGCGTGCCGCCGTACGTGATATTCCACGACGCCACCTTGCGTGAAATGGCAGCGGCACGGCCCGGGACGCTTGCGGAACTGGGGGCACTGCCGGGCGTGGGCGCCAAGAAGCTGGACACCTACGGCCGCCGTTTCCTGGAGCTGCTGACCGCCTGA
- the phhA gene encoding phenylalanine 4-monooxygenase has product MATQALEPQDFAALPDMPDDVFTAPLRKPDHVGDDWLEPRQADYSSDDDAIWNDLFARQMDVLPGRAASAFMAGLQKLNLNRGGVPEFGRLSEDLGALTGWSVVPVPMLIPDHVFFWHLANRRFPAGNFIRTRETFDYIQEPDVFHDVFGHVPMLTDPVYADYMQEYGRAGWKAMRYNRLKALGALYWYTVEFGLIHEAGGIKAYGAGILSGPAEVVFATEARSPNRIMLNVDRVMRTDYVIDDLQPTYFVIESFEDLFRQTVERDFDRLYRNLGPGFTYANSAVIDLDNVVHRGTQEYLLRGGRGSGAQQV; this is encoded by the coding sequence ATGGCGACACAGGCTCTCGAACCGCAGGACTTTGCCGCGCTGCCGGACATGCCGGACGATGTCTTCACCGCGCCGCTCAGGAAGCCGGACCACGTGGGTGACGACTGGCTGGAGCCGCGACAGGCCGATTACTCCAGCGACGACGACGCGATCTGGAACGACCTGTTCGCCCGCCAGATGGACGTGCTGCCCGGCCGCGCCGCCAGCGCCTTCATGGCGGGTCTGCAGAAGCTCAACCTGAACCGGGGCGGCGTGCCCGAATTCGGCAGGTTGTCGGAAGACCTGGGCGCGCTGACCGGCTGGTCGGTGGTGCCGGTCCCGATGCTGATCCCCGATCACGTGTTTTTCTGGCACCTTGCCAACCGGCGGTTCCCCGCGGGAAACTTCATCCGCACGCGCGAGACATTCGACTACATCCAGGAACCGGACGTGTTCCACGACGTGTTCGGGCACGTGCCGATGCTGACCGATCCGGTCTATGCCGACTACATGCAGGAATACGGCCGCGCCGGTTGGAAGGCGATGCGCTATAACCGGCTAAAGGCGCTGGGCGCGCTTTACTGGTACACGGTGGAATTCGGGCTGATCCACGAAGCCGGCGGAATCAAGGCCTATGGCGCGGGCATCCTGTCCGGGCCGGCCGAAGTGGTCTTCGCCACCGAGGCGCGCAGCCCGAACCGCATCATGCTCAACGTCGACCGGGTGATGCGCACCGATTACGTGATCGACGATCTCCAGCCCACGTACTTCGTGATCGAGAGCTTCGAGGACCTGTTCCGCCAGACGGTCGAGCGGGACTTCGATCGCCTTTACCGCAACCTGGGGCCGGGGTTCACCTATGCCAACAGCGCGGTGATCGATCTCGACAACGTGGTGCACCGGGGCACGCAGGAATACCTGCTGCGCGGTGGCAGGGGCAGCGGCGCGCAGCAGGTCTGA
- a CDS encoding CoA transferase: MYRLLSDLSIVEVSSFVASPTAGLYCAQMGAEVIRIDQIGGGLDYDRYMQTAEGRSLPWENLNRAKKSVALDLRAPEGRELCVALARKTGQLITNLPEKSFLSHAAVSEGRPDLVSVRIMGWHDGRQAMDFTVNAASGYPLMMGPAEWDHETAPPVNQALPAWDFITGAYCAFALMAALHHRAATGEGSEVRVPLGDVAMGTVANSGAMAEMLYRGADRERLGNAIWGALGRDFVSRDGRRFMVAVLTPNQWQAMVAALDIAAPIAALEEEAGVEFARSDHHRFVHREALFAIVQQAAGSLDYGEIAERLTRTGATFERYRTMHEAATDPVLVADNPLFGPSPANPSGFAYPAARSFANIGGRPRGDPAPAPYLGQHSEAVLAERLGLSSGTIAGLIDRGVVARSDRQR; encoded by the coding sequence ATGTACCGGCTCCTTTCCGACCTCTCGATCGTCGAGGTATCAAGCTTCGTCGCCTCGCCAACCGCAGGGCTCTACTGCGCGCAGATGGGGGCGGAGGTGATCCGCATCGACCAGATCGGCGGGGGGCTCGACTACGACCGCTACATGCAGACGGCCGAAGGCCGCAGCCTGCCGTGGGAGAACCTCAACCGCGCCAAGAAGTCGGTCGCGCTGGACTTGCGCGCGCCCGAGGGGCGGGAGCTGTGCGTCGCGCTCGCGCGCAAGACCGGCCAGCTCATCACCAACCTGCCCGAAAAGAGCTTCCTCAGCCACGCCGCCGTCAGCGAAGGGCGGCCCGATCTCGTCTCGGTTCGCATCATGGGCTGGCACGACGGGCGCCAGGCGATGGATTTCACCGTCAACGCCGCCAGCGGTTACCCGCTGATGATGGGCCCTGCCGAATGGGACCACGAGACCGCGCCGCCGGTCAACCAGGCGCTGCCCGCGTGGGATTTCATCACCGGCGCATATTGCGCATTCGCCCTGATGGCCGCGCTGCATCACCGCGCCGCGACGGGCGAAGGCAGCGAAGTGCGCGTGCCCCTGGGCGATGTCGCCATGGGCACGGTGGCGAACTCGGGCGCGATGGCCGAGATGCTCTATCGCGGCGCCGACCGGGAACGGCTCGGCAATGCGATCTGGGGCGCGCTGGGTCGCGATTTCGTCAGCCGCGACGGCCGGCGGTTCATGGTCGCGGTGCTGACCCCCAACCAGTGGCAAGCGATGGTGGCGGCGCTGGACATCGCGGCGCCCATCGCGGCGCTGGAGGAGGAGGCCGGGGTCGAGTTCGCCCGGTCGGACCACCACCGTTTCGTCCACCGCGAGGCGCTGTTCGCAATCGTCCAGCAGGCCGCGGGCAGCCTCGACTATGGCGAGATTGCCGAGCGCCTGACCCGCACGGGCGCCACGTTCGAACGCTATCGCACGATGCACGAGGCCGCGACCGACCCGGTGCTGGTTGCGGACAACCCGCTGTTCGGCCCCTCGCCCGCCAACCCCAGCGGCTTTGCCTATCCGGCTGCCCGCAGCTTCGCCAACATCGGCGGCCGGCCGCGCGGCGATCCCGCCCCGGCGCCATACCTGGGCCAGCACAGCGAGGCGGTCCTGGCCGAACGGCTGGGCCTTTCCAGCGGCACGATCGCCGGACTCATCGATCGCGGCGTGGTCGCGCGCAGCGACAGGCAGCGATGA
- a CDS encoding acyl-CoA dehydrogenase family protein gives MQMSGMDPELFEQFIEQLERYVRERLIPAEREVIEADRIPDAIVQEMRDMGLFGLTVPEEFGGAGLNTSQYACVVKAMAYAAPAFRSIFSINVGMFNSAIKNGGTDAQKAEWWPRTAAGEIACFGLTEPGSGSDSAAMATTARPDPSGNGWILNGTKRYITNAPHASVGLIMARTEKEALPRNAHVSAFIVPMDAPGVTVGSPDAKMGQSGSHIADVILEDVHVPGEALLGGETGKGFVFAMKSLDNGRISVGAAATGYARRALDSALRYATERKAFGEPIANFQLIQQMLAESETEIYAAECMMADVTARADAGENILRKAAAFKVFASEMCGRVVDRVVQIYGGAGYLAEYDAERFFRDARIYRIYEGTTQILQLQIAKHMLRDFAAQA, from the coding sequence ATGCAAATGAGCGGTATGGACCCCGAACTGTTCGAACAGTTCATCGAACAGCTCGAACGCTACGTCCGCGAACGCCTCATCCCGGCCGAACGCGAGGTGATCGAAGCGGACAGGATCCCCGACGCTATCGTGCAGGAAATGCGCGACATGGGCCTGTTCGGGTTGACGGTGCCCGAGGAATTCGGCGGCGCGGGGCTCAACACATCGCAATACGCGTGCGTGGTGAAGGCGATGGCCTATGCCGCGCCGGCCTTCCGTTCGATCTTCTCGATCAACGTCGGCATGTTCAATTCGGCGATCAAGAACGGCGGGACGGACGCGCAGAAGGCCGAATGGTGGCCGCGCACCGCCGCGGGCGAGATCGCATGCTTTGGCCTGACCGAGCCCGGGTCGGGTTCAGACAGCGCTGCGATGGCCACCACGGCGCGGCCCGACCCCAGCGGCAACGGCTGGATCCTCAACGGCACCAAACGCTACATCACCAACGCGCCGCACGCCTCCGTTGGCCTCATAATGGCCCGCACCGAGAAGGAAGCGCTGCCCAGGAACGCCCACGTATCGGCCTTCATCGTGCCGATGGACGCGCCCGGGGTCACGGTCGGGAGCCCGGACGCCAAGATGGGTCAGTCCGGCAGCCATATCGCCGATGTGATCCTGGAGGACGTCCACGTGCCGGGCGAGGCGCTGCTGGGCGGCGAGACGGGCAAGGGGTTCGTGTTCGCGATGAAGAGCCTCGACAACGGGCGTATCTCGGTGGGCGCGGCGGCGACCGGATATGCCCGCCGCGCGCTCGATTCCGCGCTGCGCTACGCCACGGAGCGCAAGGCGTTCGGCGAACCGATCGCCAATTTCCAGCTTATCCAGCAGATGCTGGCCGAGAGCGAGACCGAGATCTACGCCGCCGAATGCATGATGGCCGACGTCACCGCGCGCGCCGATGCCGGCGAGAACATCCTGCGCAAGGCCGCCGCGTTCAAGGTCTTCGCATCCGAGATGTGCGGCCGCGTGGTCGACCGCGTGGTGCAGATCTACGGCGGCGCGGGCTACCTTGCCGAATACGATGCGGAGCGGTTCTTCCGCGATGCGCGCATCTACCGCATCTATGAAGGCACGACGCAGATCCTGCAGTTGCAGATCGCCAAGCATATGCTGCGCGATTTCGCCGCCCAGGCCTGA
- a CDS encoding undecaprenyl-diphosphate phosphatase, with product MGLLLTAILLGMLEGLTEFLPVSSTGHLILGQAIFGYDPAQWSQFNIVIQLGAISAVLVTYRTLFWQMGTGVLRREAEALRFARNIIAGFLPAAVIGLLAKDAIEVMLGSPLVVAIALVVGGIAMLVLERTVRPGPDTGVADMPMRTAVAIGFFQCLAMIPGTSRSGASILGALAMGVGRKTAAEFSFFLAVPTMLGAATVKILDDPVLLAGEAAIGWGEIAAGFITAFLVALAVIRLFVAYVSRHGFAPFAWYRIALGTGVIVWLMSA from the coding sequence ATGGGCCTGTTACTGACCGCAATCCTCCTCGGCATGCTCGAAGGGCTGACCGAGTTCCTCCCCGTATCCTCGACCGGCCACCTTATCCTGGGGCAGGCGATCTTCGGCTACGATCCGGCGCAGTGGAGCCAGTTCAACATCGTCATCCAGCTCGGCGCGATTTCGGCCGTCCTGGTGACCTATCGCACGCTGTTCTGGCAGATGGGCACCGGGGTCCTGCGCCGCGAGGCGGAGGCGCTGCGGTTCGCCCGCAACATCATCGCCGGCTTCCTGCCGGCCGCGGTGATCGGCCTGCTGGCCAAGGACGCGATCGAGGTGATGCTCGGCAGCCCGCTGGTCGTCGCGATCGCGCTGGTGGTCGGCGGCATTGCCATGCTGGTTCTGGAACGGACCGTGCGGCCCGGCCCGGACACGGGCGTTGCGGACATGCCCATGCGCACGGCGGTCGCCATCGGGTTCTTCCAGTGCCTGGCGATGATCCCGGGAACCAGCCGTTCGGGCGCCAGCATCCTCGGCGCGCTGGCGATGGGCGTCGGCCGCAAGACGGCGGCGGAGTTCTCGTTCTTCCTTGCGGTGCCCACGATGCTGGGCGCCGCCACGGTGAAGATTCTCGACGATCCGGTGCTGCTGGCGGGGGAAGCGGCCATCGGCTGGGGCGAGATCGCTGCGGGATTCATCACGGCCTTCCTCGTGGCCCTCGCGGTGATCCGCCTGTTCGTGGCTTATGTCAGCCGCCATGGTTTTGCGCCCTTTGCATGGTACCGCATCGCGCTCGGCACCGGGGTCATCGTCTGGCTCATGAGCGCCTGA
- a CDS encoding M13 family metallopeptidase yields the protein MIIRNFIALGASAFALAAAAPALAQSAPAQATTAKPTPATANAKPATAKPAAAPLPTMSFGKWGFDPAGIDRAIDPGDDFFAFANQRWLDANPLPPEFSRFGAFNLLREKSTSDVKALVDALVAKDPASLSDDERRIVGAYKSFLDTAAIDAAGLAPAKPYLDEIRGADTLGELATLWGTVGYPSPVGGYVTVDAKEPTRYSVGVGSGGLGLPDRDYYLDTTEKGKGIQAKYREYLTFLLGQAGYADAAAMAARVYGFEDAIARNVSWDRAVRRNRDLTYNAMSPAELAALDPSFPTAAFLKASGFDETDRFIVSDLPPTADRVAELGLDAATVAKIGGGTPAMMKLLRETPVDVLQAWTIKNFLNSNAAVLPSAIDAAQFDFYGRTLNGTPEQRPRWKRAIDETEGLLGELVGASYVARYFPPANKAAMTELVENLRKAMAVGIQENAWMSPATKPAAMAKLAAFDPKIGYRDELETYAGLAITPGQPLANRMAAGKWAYADMLSKLGGPIDRTEWGMLPQTVNAYYNSTKNEIVFPAGILQQPFFGLTADPAVNYGGIGAVIGHEMGHGFDDQGSKSDGTGMLRNWWTDADRAAFDKLGNALVAQYDALCPLDDGKTCVNGRLTLGENIGDLGGLSIAYRAYRMSLNGKEAPVIDGLTGDQRFFLAWAQIWRAQQREDAARQRLRTDPHSPEEYRVNGIVRNFDEWYKAFGVTPDDALYIPPEQRIRIW from the coding sequence ATGATCATCCGGAATTTCATCGCCTTGGGCGCGAGCGCGTTTGCATTGGCAGCGGCGGCACCGGCGCTGGCCCAATCGGCGCCTGCCCAGGCGACCACCGCCAAGCCCACGCCCGCTACCGCGAATGCCAAGCCGGCGACGGCCAAGCCCGCCGCAGCGCCATTGCCGACGATGAGCTTCGGCAAGTGGGGCTTCGATCCGGCGGGCATCGACCGCGCAATCGATCCGGGTGACGATTTCTTCGCCTTCGCCAACCAGCGCTGGCTCGATGCCAATCCGCTGCCGCCCGAATTCAGCCGTTTCGGCGCGTTCAACCTGCTGCGCGAGAAATCGACCAGCGATGTGAAGGCGCTGGTGGACGCGCTCGTCGCGAAGGACCCGGCCAGCCTCAGCGATGACGAGCGTCGCATCGTGGGGGCGTACAAGTCGTTCCTCGACACGGCCGCGATCGATGCCGCGGGCCTTGCCCCGGCAAAGCCCTATCTCGACGAAATCCGCGGAGCGGACACGCTGGGCGAACTGGCGACCCTGTGGGGCACCGTGGGCTACCCCTCTCCGGTCGGCGGCTATGTGACGGTCGATGCCAAGGAGCCGACGCGCTATTCCGTCGGCGTGGGATCGGGCGGCCTGGGCCTGCCTGACCGTGATTACTATCTCGACACGACCGAGAAAGGTAAGGGTATCCAGGCCAAGTACCGGGAATACCTCACCTTCCTGCTCGGCCAGGCCGGTTACGCCGATGCCGCGGCCATGGCGGCCAGGGTCTATGGTTTCGAAGACGCGATCGCGCGCAACGTGAGCTGGGACCGCGCGGTCCGCCGCAACCGCGACCTGACCTACAACGCGATGAGCCCGGCGGAGCTGGCCGCGCTCGATCCGTCGTTTCCGACTGCGGCGTTCCTGAAGGCATCGGGCTTTGACGAGACGGACCGCTTCATCGTGTCCGATCTTCCGCCCACCGCCGACCGCGTGGCAGAGCTTGGCCTCGATGCGGCGACGGTTGCCAAGATCGGCGGCGGCACCCCGGCGATGATGAAGCTGCTGCGCGAAACGCCGGTCGACGTGCTGCAGGCGTGGACGATCAAGAACTTCCTCAACTCCAACGCCGCCGTGCTGCCGAGCGCGATCGACGCGGCGCAGTTCGATTTCTACGGGCGCACGCTCAACGGCACGCCGGAACAGCGCCCGCGGTGGAAGCGCGCGATCGACGAGACCGAAGGCCTGCTGGGCGAGCTGGTGGGCGCGTCGTATGTCGCGCGCTATTTCCCGCCTGCGAACAAGGCGGCGATGACCGAGCTGGTCGAAAACCTGCGCAAGGCGATGGCCGTGGGCATCCAGGAAAACGCCTGGATGAGCCCGGCGACAAAGCCCGCCGCGATGGCCAAGCTGGCCGCGTTCGACCCCAAGATCGGTTACCGCGATGAACTGGAAACCTACGCGGGGCTCGCGATCACGCCGGGCCAGCCGCTCGCTAACCGCATGGCGGCGGGCAAGTGGGCCTATGCCGACATGCTGTCCAAGCTGGGCGGCCCCATCGACCGCACCGAATGGGGCATGCTGCCCCAGACGGTGAATGCATACTACAACTCCACCAAGAACGAGATCGTGTTCCCGGCGGGCATCCTCCAGCAGCCGTTCTTCGGCCTGACGGCGGACCCGGCGGTGAACTACGGCGGGATCGGCGCGGTGATCGGCCACGAAATGGGCCACGGCTTCGACGACCAGGGTTCCAAGTCCGATGGCACCGGCATGCTGCGCAACTGGTGGACCGACGCGGACCGCGCCGCGTTCGACAAGCTCGGCAATGCGCTGGTGGCCCAGTACGATGCGCTGTGCCCGCTCGATGACGGCAAGACCTGCGTCAACGGCCGCCTGACGCTTGGCGAGAACATCGGCGATCTCGGCGGGCTCAGCATCGCGTACCGTGCCTACCGCATGTCGCTCAACGGCAAGGAAGCGCCGGTGATCGACGGCCTGACGGGCGACCAGCGCTTCTTCCTTGCCTGGGCGCAGATCTGGCGCGCCCAGCAGCGCGAGGATGCCGCACGCCAGCGGCTGCGCACCGATCCCCACAGCCCCGAGGAGTACCGGGTCAACGGCATCGTCCGCAACTTCGACGAATGGTACAAGGCGTTCGGCGTGACGCCGGACGACGCGCTTTACATTCCGCCGGAACAGCGCATCCGCATCTGGTGA
- a CDS encoding GlsB/YeaQ/YmgE family stress response membrane protein: MGLLVLVGVGSILGWLAAIITRRDGTRGVGENVAIGVLGTFIGAALVTQTSLIEGLSATALGLGLAGAVALLGAYQLTRRELAR, from the coding sequence ATGGGACTCCTGGTACTTGTCGGGGTCGGGAGCATTCTCGGCTGGCTGGCTGCAATCATCACTCGCCGCGACGGCACGCGCGGGGTTGGCGAGAATGTCGCCATCGGCGTCCTCGGCACCTTCATCGGCGCGGCGCTCGTCACCCAGACCTCGCTCATCGAAGGTCTGTCGGCTACGGCGCTCGGCCTGGGTCTCGCCGGGGCCGTGGCCCTGCTCGGCGCTTATCAACTGACGCGCCGCGAACTGGCCCGCTAG
- a CDS encoding acetyl-CoA C-acetyltransferase has product MPDNPARSRKRRAAIVSPLRTPVGKFLGTLAPLEAGQLGAVILKALVERSGIDPARVDDVVFSQGYGSGEAPAIGHWSWLAAGLPLEVPGYQLDRRCGSGLQAVVNAAMMIEAGHADVVVAGGCESMSNVEHYTTRLRGGVKAGNLALWDRLTRGRLMSQPVERFGVISGMIETAENLAKDYGISREAADAYAVRSHRNAAAAWDAGKFDAQLVAVDVPQKRGDPITFARDEGFRADASMETLGKLRALENGVVTAGNASQQNDAAAACLVVAEDKLEELGLEPMLWFTGYAAAGCDPSRMGIGPVPAVERLFARTGIGWDRIDLVELNEAFAPQVLAVLKGWGWSDDDSRRDILNVNGSGISLGHPIGATGGRILADMAHEMRRRQARFGLETMCIGGGQGIAAIFERAT; this is encoded by the coding sequence ATGCCTGATAACCCGGCCCGCAGCCGCAAGCGCCGCGCCGCCATCGTCAGCCCCCTGCGCACTCCGGTGGGCAAGTTCCTGGGCACGCTTGCCCCGCTGGAGGCGGGGCAGCTCGGCGCGGTGATCCTGAAGGCGCTGGTCGAGCGCAGCGGGATCGATCCCGCCCGGGTGGACGACGTCGTGTTCAGCCAGGGCTATGGCAGCGGCGAGGCCCCCGCCATCGGGCACTGGAGCTGGCTTGCTGCCGGCCTGCCGCTAGAGGTGCCGGGATACCAGCTCGACCGGCGTTGCGGTTCCGGCCTGCAGGCGGTGGTCAACGCCGCCATGATGATCGAGGCGGGCCATGCCGACGTGGTGGTGGCGGGCGGCTGCGAAAGCATGTCGAACGTGGAACACTACACCACGCGGCTGCGCGGCGGGGTCAAGGCCGGCAACCTCGCCCTGTGGGACCGCCTGACCCGCGGCCGGCTGATGAGCCAGCCGGTCGAACGCTTCGGCGTGATCAGCGGGATGATCGAGACCGCCGAGAACCTGGCGAAGGACTATGGGATCAGCCGCGAGGCTGCCGATGCCTACGCCGTGCGCAGCCACCGGAACGCGGCCGCCGCGTGGGACGCGGGCAAGTTCGATGCGCAGCTGGTCGCCGTCGATGTGCCCCAGAAGCGAGGCGATCCGATCACCTTCGCCCGCGACGAAGGCTTCCGCGCCGACGCCAGCATGGAAACCCTTGGCAAACTGCGCGCGCTTGAAAACGGGGTCGTGACTGCGGGCAACGCCAGCCAGCAGAACGATGCTGCGGCCGCGTGCCTGGTGGTTGCCGAAGACAAGCTGGAGGAACTCGGCCTTGAACCCATGCTCTGGTTCACCGGCTATGCCGCGGCCGGGTGCGACCCCAGCCGCATGGGCATCGGCCCCGTTCCGGCGGTCGAGCGGCTGTTCGCCCGGACCGGCATCGGCTGGGACCGGATCGATCTCGTCGAGCTGAACGAAGCGTTCGCGCCGCAAGTGCTTGCGGTGCTCAAGGGCTGGGGCTGGTCGGACGACGACAGCCGCCGCGACATTCTCAACGTCAACGGATCGGGTATCAGCCTCGGCCACCCGATTGGTGCGACCGGCGGGCGCATCCTCGCCGACATGGCGCACGAGATGCGCCGGCGGCAGGCGCGCTTCGGCCTCGAGACGATGTGCATTGGCGGCGGCCAGGGCATCGCGGCGATCTTCGAACGCGCGACGTGA